A stretch of the Streptomyces sp. NBC_01428 genome encodes the following:
- the ctaD gene encoding aa3-type cytochrome oxidase subunit I, which yields MSILNEPQGADAAEDSYESELPVRRKQPGSVVIKWLTTTDHKTIGTLYLVTSFAFFCIGGVMALLMRAELARPGLQIMSNEQFNQAFTMHGTIMLLMFATPLFAGFTNWIMPLQIGAPDVAFPRLNMFAYWLYLFGSTIAVGGFLTPQGAADFGWFAYSPLSDAVRSPGIGADMWIMGLAFSGFGTILGAVNFITTIICMRAPGMTMFRMPIFVWNVLLTAVLVLLAFPVLAAALFALEADRKFGAHVFDAANGGALLWQHLFWFFGHPEVYIIALPFFGIISEVIPVFSRKPMFGYMGLIGATIAIAGLSVTVWAHHMYVTGGVLLPFFSFMTFLIAVPTGVKFFNWIGTMWKGSLSFETPMLWAVGFLITFTFGGLTGVILASPPMDFHVSDSYFVVAHFHYVVFGTVVFAMFSGFHFWWPKMTGKMLDERLGKITFWTLFVGFHGTFLVQHWLGAEGMPRRYADYLAADGFTALNTISTISSFLLGLSILPFLYNVWKTAKYGKKVEVDDPWGYGRSLEWATSCPPPRHNFLTLPRIRSESPAFDLHHPEIAALDQLEHAGSGSSALAGGKEAGK from the coding sequence GTGAGCATCCTCAACGAACCCCAGGGTGCCGACGCAGCCGAAGACTCGTACGAGAGCGAGCTGCCGGTTCGGCGCAAGCAGCCCGGCAGTGTTGTGATCAAGTGGCTCACCACCACGGACCACAAGACGATCGGCACGTTGTATCTGGTCACGTCGTTCGCGTTCTTCTGCATCGGCGGCGTCATGGCGCTGCTCATGCGCGCCGAACTGGCGCGCCCCGGACTGCAGATCATGTCGAACGAGCAGTTCAACCAGGCGTTCACGATGCACGGCACGATCATGCTGCTGATGTTCGCGACGCCGCTGTTCGCCGGTTTCACGAACTGGATCATGCCGCTGCAGATCGGCGCGCCCGACGTGGCGTTCCCGCGGCTGAACATGTTCGCCTACTGGCTCTACCTGTTCGGCTCGACGATCGCGGTCGGTGGCTTCCTCACCCCGCAGGGCGCGGCCGACTTCGGCTGGTTCGCCTACAGCCCGCTGTCCGACGCGGTCCGCTCGCCGGGCATCGGCGCCGACATGTGGATCATGGGTCTGGCCTTCTCCGGCTTCGGCACCATCCTCGGCGCGGTCAACTTCATCACCACGATCATCTGCATGCGCGCTCCCGGCATGACGATGTTCCGCATGCCGATCTTCGTCTGGAACGTGCTGCTCACCGCCGTGCTGGTGCTGCTCGCCTTCCCCGTTCTCGCGGCGGCCCTGTTCGCCCTGGAGGCGGATCGAAAATTCGGGGCACATGTCTTCGATGCGGCCAACGGTGGAGCGCTGCTCTGGCAACACCTCTTCTGGTTCTTCGGCCATCCAGAGGTGTACATCATCGCGCTGCCGTTCTTCGGCATCATCTCCGAAGTCATCCCGGTGTTCTCCCGCAAGCCGATGTTCGGCTACATGGGCCTCATCGGCGCGACCATCGCGATCGCCGGTCTGTCCGTGACCGTGTGGGCGCACCACATGTACGTCACCGGTGGCGTACTGCTCCCGTTCTTCTCCTTCATGACGTTCCTCATCGCCGTACCGACGGGCGTGAAGTTCTTCAACTGGATCGGAACGATGTGGAAGGGCTCGTTGTCCTTCGAGACACCGATGCTCTGGGCCGTCGGCTTCCTGATCACCTTCACCTTCGGTGGTCTGACCGGCGTCATCCTGGCCTCGCCGCCGATGGACTTCCACGTCTCGGACTCGTACTTCGTGGTGGCGCACTTCCACTACGTGGTGTTCGGCACCGTGGTGTTCGCGATGTTCTCCGGCTTCCACTTCTGGTGGCCGAAGATGACGGGCAAGATGCTCGACGAGCGGCTCGGCAAGATCACCTTCTGGACGCTGTTCGTGGGCTTCCACGGCACGTTCCTGGTGCAGCACTGGCTGGGTGCCGAGGGCATGCCGCGTCGCTACGCGGACTACCTCGCGGCCGACGGCTTCACCGCGCTGAACACGATCTCCACGATCAGCTCGTTCCTGCTCGGCCTGTCGATCCTGCCGTTCCTCTACAACGTGTGGAAGACGGCCAAGTACGGCAAGAAGGTCGAGGTCGACGACCCGTGGGGCTACGGCCGCTCGCTGGAGTGGGCCACCTCGTGCCCGCCGCCGCGGCACAACTTCCTCACCCTGCCGCGGATCCGCAGTGAGTCCCCGGCGTTCGACCTGCACCACCCCGAGATCGCCGCGCTCGACCAGCTCGAGCACGCCGGTTCCGGTTCGTCGGCTCTCGCTGGTGGCAAGGAGGCCGGCAAGTGA
- a CDS encoding cytochrome c oxidase subunit 4: MKVQGKMFLWLAAFILVMGIVYGVWSKEPAGTTALFMGFGLSVMIGYYLAFTARRVDQLAQDNKEADVADEAGEVGFFSPHSWQPLALGVGGALAFMGVVFGWWLLYFSAPIIVIGLWGWVFEYYHGENRTQ, encoded by the coding sequence GTGAAGGTCCAAGGCAAGATGTTCCTCTGGCTCGCCGCGTTCATCCTCGTCATGGGGATCGTGTACGGCGTGTGGTCCAAGGAGCCGGCCGGCACCACGGCCCTCTTCATGGGCTTCGGCCTGAGCGTGATGATCGGCTACTACCTGGCCTTCACGGCCCGGCGGGTCGACCAGCTGGCGCAGGACAACAAGGAGGCCGACGTCGCGGACGAGGCCGGCGAGGTGGGCTTCTTCAGCCCGCACAGCTGGCAGCCGCTCGCGCTGGGCGTCGGCGGCGCCCTGGCCTTCATGGGCGTCGTCTTCGGCTGGTGGCTGCTCTACTTCTCGGCCCCGATCATCGTGATCGGCCTGTGGGGCTGGGTCTTCGAGTACTACCACGGTGAGAACCGCACCCAGTAG
- a CDS encoding L,D-transpeptidase → MNHSPRIRTVVSCTALVVALGAGATACGSDGHPLSAKPYDAAGQISFNGPVGESKKPGKVDPDKPLEITSEDDDGRITDVTATDASGRYVAGELSADGSRWHSTSPLAAGAHYTVRVSTEDEDGAPGRKVLGFDTSTPKTKKTLDVEFGPKAGKYGVGQPVTAELSAPVKDKAARAVVERALKVDSTPAVDGAWHWVDDKTLHYRPKEYWPTHATVTAHSNLAGIKIGERLWGGNAKTLKLTTGDRLVAVTDAASHEMTVYRNGEQINEIPVTTGKPGFETRNGVKVVLGKEYYVQMRGTSIGIAEGSSDSYDLPVYYATRVTWSGEYVHAAPWSTGSQGSANVSHGCTGMSTSNAEWFFDTFNEGDVVKVVNSNGDMMDAFGNGFGDWNLDWKNWREGSALVGGSPDAPTPAERARLRPESV, encoded by the coding sequence ATGAACCACTCACCGCGAATCCGCACGGTCGTCAGCTGCACCGCGCTGGTGGTCGCCCTCGGAGCGGGCGCCACCGCCTGCGGCTCCGACGGCCACCCGCTCTCGGCGAAGCCGTACGACGCGGCGGGACAGATCTCGTTCAACGGCCCCGTCGGAGAGAGCAAGAAGCCCGGCAAGGTCGACCCCGACAAGCCGCTCGAAATCACCTCCGAGGATGACGACGGGCGCATCACCGACGTGACGGCCACCGACGCGTCAGGACGCTATGTGGCGGGCGAACTGTCCGCCGACGGCAGTCGCTGGCACAGCACCTCCCCGCTGGCCGCAGGAGCCCACTACACGGTCCGGGTGAGCACCGAGGACGAGGACGGCGCCCCCGGGCGCAAGGTCCTCGGCTTCGACACCAGCACACCCAAGACCAAGAAGACGCTCGACGTCGAGTTCGGCCCCAAGGCCGGCAAGTACGGGGTCGGTCAGCCCGTCACCGCCGAACTGAGCGCCCCCGTCAAGGACAAGGCGGCCCGCGCCGTCGTCGAGCGCGCTCTCAAGGTCGACTCCACGCCCGCCGTGGACGGCGCCTGGCACTGGGTGGACGACAAGACGCTCCACTACCGCCCCAAGGAGTACTGGCCCACCCACGCCACGGTCACGGCGCACAGCAACCTCGCCGGCATCAAGATCGGTGAGCGGCTGTGGGGCGGCAACGCCAAGACCCTGAAGCTCACCACGGGCGACCGGCTCGTCGCCGTCACCGACGCCGCCTCGCACGAGATGACGGTCTACCGCAACGGCGAGCAGATCAACGAGATCCCCGTCACCACCGGCAAGCCCGGCTTCGAGACCCGCAACGGCGTCAAGGTCGTGCTGGGCAAGGAGTACTACGTACAAATGCGCGGTACCAGCATCGGTATCGCCGAGGGCAGTTCGGACTCCTACGACCTGCCCGTGTACTACGCCACCCGGGTGACCTGGAGCGGCGAGTACGTGCACGCCGCGCCGTGGTCGACCGGCTCGCAGGGGTCCGCCAACGTCAGCCACGGCTGCACCGGCATGAGCACCAGCAACGCCGAGTGGTTCTTCGACACCTTCAACGAGGGTGACGTCGTCAAGGTCGTCAACTCGAACGGCGACATGATGGACGCGTTCGGCAACGGCTTCGGCGACTGGAACCTCGACTGGAAGAACTGGCGCGAGGGCAGCGCCCTGGTGGGCGGATCCCCGGACGCCCCGACCCCGGCCGAGCGCGCGAGGCTTCGCCCCGAGAGTGTGTGA
- the ctaE gene encoding aa3-type cytochrome oxidase subunit III encodes MSVVATATTVETGHAHPSVNRPNLTSVGTIIWLSSELMFFAALFAMYFTLRSVTGPDHWKEMASSLNLPFSATNTTILVLSSLTCQLGVFAAERGDVKKLRMWFTVTFIMGAIFIGGQVFEYTELVKKDGLSLSSDPYGSVFYLTTGFHGLHVTGGLIAFLLVLGRTYAARRFTHEQATAAIVVSYYWHFVDVVWIGLFATIYLIK; translated from the coding sequence ATGTCGGTCGTGGCGACAGCAACGACAGTAGAAACCGGGCACGCGCACCCGTCGGTCAATCGGCCGAACCTCACCAGCGTCGGAACCATCATCTGGCTGAGTTCCGAGCTGATGTTCTTCGCGGCCCTCTTCGCGATGTACTTCACCCTGCGATCGGTGACCGGGCCGGATCACTGGAAGGAAATGGCGTCCAGCCTGAACCTTCCGTTCTCGGCGACGAACACCACGATCCTGGTGCTCTCCTCCCTGACCTGTCAGCTCGGCGTCTTCGCCGCCGAGCGCGGGGACGTGAAGAAGCTCAGGATGTGGTTCACCGTCACCTTCATCATGGGTGCGATCTTCATCGGCGGTCAGGTCTTCGAGTACACCGAACTGGTCAAGAAGGACGGGCTCTCGCTCTCCTCCGACCCGTACGGCTCGGTGTTCTACCTGACCACCGGCTTCCACGGACTGCATGTGACGGGCGGACTCATCGCCTTCCTGCTGGTCCTTGGTCGCACCTATGCGGCTCGGCGGTTCACTCACGAGCAGGCAACCGCCGCCATCGTCGTGTCCTACTACTGGCACTTCGTCGATGTCGTCTGGATCGGCCTCTTCGCCACGATCTACCTGATCAAGTAA
- the qcrC gene encoding cytochrome bc1 complex diheme cytochrome c subunit produces MKKLSARRRHPLAAVVVLLLALAATGGLYAAFAPAGKAQADETAQSLAITEGKKLYAVGCASCHGTGGQGTSDGPSLVGVGAAAVDFQVGTGRMPAQQPGAQIPKKKVIYSQAEIDQLAAFIASLGAGPSVPTKSQVSPEGADIAKGGELFRTNCAQCHNFTGKGGALTHGKFAPTLEGVDPKHIYEAMQTGPQNMPSFPDTTLTEKNKKDIIAYLDAVNGDNTESPGGLELGGLGPVSEGLFGWIFGLGTLVAVAVWVAARTAKAKKS; encoded by the coding sequence GTGAAAAAGCTCTCCGCACGACGACGCCATCCGCTGGCGGCGGTCGTCGTCCTACTCCTCGCGCTGGCGGCCACCGGGGGGCTGTACGCCGCGTTCGCACCCGCGGGCAAGGCGCAGGCCGATGAAACCGCCCAGTCCCTCGCCATCACCGAGGGCAAGAAGCTGTACGCCGTGGGCTGCGCAAGCTGCCACGGAACCGGCGGTCAGGGCACCTCCGACGGGCCGAGCCTGGTGGGAGTGGGCGCCGCGGCGGTCGACTTCCAGGTCGGCACCGGACGTATGCCGGCCCAGCAGCCCGGCGCGCAGATCCCGAAGAAGAAGGTCATCTACTCGCAGGCCGAGATCGACCAGCTCGCGGCGTTCATCGCCTCGCTCGGGGCCGGTCCTTCGGTCCCGACGAAGAGCCAGGTCAGTCCCGAGGGCGCGGACATCGCCAAGGGTGGCGAACTGTTCCGCACCAACTGCGCCCAGTGCCACAACTTCACCGGCAAGGGCGGCGCGCTGACCCACGGCAAGTTCGCGCCGACTCTTGAGGGTGTCGACCCGAAGCACATCTACGAGGCCATGCAGACGGGCCCGCAGAACATGCCGTCCTTCCCCGACACCACGCTGACGGAGAAGAACAAGAAGGACATCATCGCGTACCTCGACGCGGTCAACGGTGACAACACCGAGAGCCCCGGCGGTCTCGAACTGGGCGGTCTCGGACCGGTCAGCGAGGGCCTGTTCGGCTGGATCTTCGGACTTGGCACCCTGGTCGCCGTCGCCGTCTGGGTCGCCGCTCGGACCGCAAAGGCCAAGAAGTCATGA
- the qcrA gene encoding cytochrome bc1 complex Rieske iron-sulfur subunit, giving the protein MSSQDIPEENVPAERATDDHAGHGHASVAVADEQNPFADPGLPPHEHRIQDIDEQAAKRSERLVALLFVLSMLATVAFIVAYVAIPNDKSIYVFPIGHISALNFTLGLTLGVALFAIGAGAVHWARTLMSDVEIADERHAIEAEPEVKAKVLADFKQGAKESALGRRKLIRNTMFGALALFPLSGVMLLRDLGPLPGTKLRHTLWSKGKLLVNMNTNEPLRPSDVAVGSLTFVKPEGLEEHDEDFQKQIAKAALMIIRLQPDNIKDKQELEWSYQGIVAYSKICTHVGCPISLYEQQTHHALCPCHQSTFDLSDGARVIFGPAGHPLPQLRIGVNDEGYLEALGDFEVPVGPAFWERG; this is encoded by the coding sequence ATGAGTAGCCAAGACATTCCAGAAGAGAACGTGCCCGCTGAGCGGGCCACCGACGACCACGCCGGTCACGGTCATGCCTCGGTCGCCGTCGCGGACGAGCAGAACCCGTTCGCGGACCCGGGGCTGCCGCCCCACGAGCACCGCATCCAGGACATCGACGAGCAGGCCGCCAAGCGGTCCGAGCGACTTGTGGCCCTGCTGTTCGTGCTGTCGATGCTGGCGACCGTCGCCTTCATCGTCGCGTACGTGGCGATCCCCAACGACAAGTCGATCTACGTCTTCCCGATCGGTCACATCAGCGCGCTGAACTTCACGCTGGGTCTGACGCTCGGGGTGGCACTGTTCGCGATCGGCGCAGGCGCGGTCCACTGGGCCCGCACCCTGATGTCCGACGTGGAGATCGCCGACGAGCGTCACGCGATCGAGGCGGAGCCCGAGGTCAAGGCCAAGGTCCTGGCCGACTTCAAGCAGGGTGCCAAGGAGTCCGCGCTCGGCCGTCGCAAGCTGATCCGCAACACGATGTTCGGCGCGCTGGCCCTGTTCCCGCTCTCCGGCGTCATGCTGCTGCGCGACCTCGGTCCGCTGCCCGGCACGAAGCTCCGCCACACCCTGTGGTCCAAGGGCAAGCTCCTCGTCAACATGAACACCAACGAGCCGCTCCGTCCCTCGGACGTGGCCGTCGGTTCTCTGACCTTCGTCAAGCCCGAGGGCCTGGAGGAGCACGACGAGGACTTCCAGAAGCAGATCGCCAAGGCGGCCCTGATGATCATCCGGCTCCAGCCGGACAACATCAAGGACAAGCAGGAACTCGAGTGGTCCTACCAGGGCATCGTGGCGTACTCGAAGATCTGCACCCACGTCGGCTGCCCGATCTCCCTGTACGAGCAGCAGACGCACCACGCGCTGTGCCCGTGCCACCAGTCCACCTTCGACCTCTCCGACGGTGCCCGAGTCATCTTCGGCCCGGCCGGTCACCCGCTGCCGCAGCTGCGCATCGGCGTGAACGATGAGGGTTACCTCGAAGCGCTCGGCGACTTCGAAGTGCCCGTCGGTCCTGCATTCTGGGAGCGCGGATGA
- the qcrB gene encoding cytochrome bc1 complex cytochrome b subunit — translation MSTTTTSDSRSREKAPAGERVADWADGRLGIYSLAKANMRKIFPDHWSFMLGEICLYSFIIIILTGVYLTLFFHPSMNEVEYHGSYVPLQGQLMSEAFNSTMHISFDVRGGLLIRQIHHWAALIFLAGMFVHMMRVFFTGAFRKPREVNWVFGFLLFVLGMFTGFTGYSLPDDLLSGTGVRFMEGAVLSVPIVGTYLSFFLFGGEFPGGDFVARFYSVHVLLLPGIMLGLVVGHLILVFYHKHTQFAGPGKTNKNVVGMPLLPVYMAKAGGFFFLVFGVIAAIAAIASINPIWSLGPYRPDQVSTGAQPDWYMGFSEGLIRVMPGWEINLWGHTLVLGVFIPLVIFPLVLVAIAVYPFIESWVTGDKREHHILDRPRNVPTRTAFGVAWISWYFVLLVGGGNDIWATHFHLAINSITWFVRIAFFVVPVLTFLATKRICLGLQRRDRDKVLHGRESGIIKRLPHGEFIEVHEPLSQDALHTLTAHDQYKPAEIGPAVDENGVERKVNSAQKLRAKMSKGFYGEDNQIPKPTVEEYKEITSGHGHH, via the coding sequence ATGAGCACTACGACCACCTCCGACTCGCGCTCGCGCGAGAAGGCGCCCGCCGGTGAGCGGGTAGCCGACTGGGCCGACGGCCGCCTGGGGATCTACTCCCTGGCCAAGGCCAACATGCGCAAGATCTTCCCCGACCACTGGTCGTTCATGCTGGGTGAGATCTGCCTGTACAGCTTCATCATCATCATCCTCACGGGTGTGTACCTGACGCTGTTCTTCCACCCGTCGATGAACGAGGTGGAGTACCACGGCAGCTACGTCCCGCTGCAGGGACAGCTGATGTCCGAGGCGTTCAACTCGACCATGCACATCTCCTTCGATGTGCGCGGTGGCCTGCTGATCCGTCAGATCCACCACTGGGCCGCGCTGATCTTCCTCGCCGGCATGTTCGTGCACATGATGCGCGTGTTCTTCACGGGTGCGTTCCGCAAGCCCCGTGAGGTCAACTGGGTCTTCGGATTCCTGCTGTTCGTCCTCGGCATGTTCACCGGCTTCACCGGTTACTCGCTCCCGGACGACCTGCTCTCCGGTACCGGTGTCCGCTTCATGGAGGGCGCGGTCCTGTCCGTGCCGATCGTCGGCACGTACCTGTCGTTCTTCCTCTTCGGCGGCGAGTTCCCGGGCGGCGACTTCGTGGCCCGCTTCTACTCGGTGCACGTGCTGCTGCTGCCGGGCATCATGCTCGGCCTGGTCGTCGGCCACCTGATCCTGGTCTTCTACCACAAGCACACCCAGTTCGCGGGCCCCGGCAAGACGAACAAGAACGTCGTCGGCATGCCGCTGCTGCCGGTCTACATGGCCAAGGCCGGAGGCTTCTTCTTCCTGGTCTTCGGTGTCATCGCGGCCATCGCGGCGATCGCCTCGATCAACCCGATCTGGTCGCTGGGTCCCTACCGTCCGGACCAGGTGTCCACCGGCGCCCAGCCGGACTGGTACATGGGCTTCTCCGAGGGCCTGATCCGTGTCATGCCGGGCTGGGAGATCAACCTCTGGGGTCACACGCTCGTCCTGGGCGTGTTCATCCCGCTGGTCATCTTCCCGCTGGTCCTGGTCGCGATCGCGGTCTACCCGTTCATCGAGTCCTGGGTCACCGGCGACAAGCGCGAGCACCACATCCTGGACCGCCCGCGCAACGTCCCGACCCGGACCGCGTTCGGCGTCGCCTGGATCAGCTGGTACTTCGTGCTCCTCGTCGGCGGCGGCAACGACATCTGGGCCACGCACTTCCACCTGGCGATCAACTCGATCACCTGGTTCGTGCGCATCGCCTTCTTCGTCGTGCCGGTGCTCACGTTCCTCGCCACCAAGCGGATCTGCCTCGGCCTCCAGCGCCGGGACCGGGACAAGGTGCTGCACGGCCGCGAGTCGGGCATCATCAAGCGCCTGCCGCACGGTGAGTTCATCGAGGTGCACGAGCCGCTCAGCCAGGACGCGCTGCACACGCTCACCGCGCACGACCAGTACAAGCCGGCCGAGATCGGCCCGGCGGTCGACGAGAACGGTGTCGAGCGCAAGGTCAACAGCGCGCAGAAGCTGCGCGCCAAGATGAGCAAGGGCTTCTACGGGGAGGACAACCAGATCCCCAAGCCCACCGTCGAGGAGTACAAGGAGATCACGAGCGGCCACGGCCACCACTGA
- the trpD gene encoding anthranilate phosphoribosyltransferase: MSAVNPAGGDTAAGRSWPEVLNGLLEGRDQSADDTAWAMDRIMRGEATDAQIAGFVVALRAKGETVQEISGLVRAMYEHANVIEVPGRTVDIVGTGGDGAKTVNISTMSSIVVAGTGAKVVKHGNRAASSASGSSDVLEKLGVNLQLTVKRVAEVAEEAGITFCFAVKFHPALRHVAAARGQLGIRTTFNVLGPLTNPARVKAQAVGVADPRMAPIVAGVFAERGNSSLVFRGDDGLDELTTTAGSRVWVVRDGKVTEEHFHPRDVGLDVVPVEALRGADAAYNAEVARRLLDGETGPVRDAVLLNSAAALVALSPADAPLADQLRAGMAKAAEAIDSGAAKRTLDRWVAASNA, encoded by the coding sequence ATGAGCGCTGTGAACCCCGCTGGAGGCGACACCGCGGCGGGCCGTTCCTGGCCCGAGGTACTGAACGGCCTTCTCGAAGGCCGCGACCAGAGCGCGGACGACACGGCCTGGGCGATGGACCGCATCATGCGCGGCGAGGCGACCGACGCGCAGATCGCCGGCTTCGTGGTGGCCCTGCGGGCCAAGGGCGAGACCGTCCAGGAGATCTCCGGCCTGGTCCGGGCGATGTACGAGCACGCCAACGTGATCGAGGTGCCCGGGCGGACCGTCGACATCGTCGGCACGGGCGGCGACGGCGCGAAGACCGTCAACATCTCCACCATGTCCTCGATCGTGGTGGCCGGCACCGGCGCCAAGGTCGTCAAGCACGGCAACCGGGCCGCGTCCTCCGCGTCCGGCTCCTCGGACGTCCTGGAGAAGCTCGGCGTCAATCTCCAGCTGACGGTGAAGCGGGTCGCGGAGGTGGCCGAGGAGGCCGGGATCACCTTCTGCTTCGCGGTCAAGTTCCACCCGGCGCTGCGCCATGTGGCGGCGGCGCGCGGACAGCTCGGCATCCGGACGACCTTCAACGTGCTCGGACCGCTGACGAATCCGGCCCGGGTCAAGGCCCAGGCGGTCGGGGTCGCCGACCCCCGGATGGCGCCCATCGTGGCGGGCGTCTTCGCCGAGCGCGGCAACTCCTCGCTCGTCTTCCGCGGCGACGACGGCCTCGACGAGCTGACCACCACCGCCGGCTCCCGGGTCTGGGTGGTCCGCGACGGCAAGGTCACGGAGGAGCACTTCCACCCCCGCGACGTCGGCCTCGACGTCGTTCCGGTGGAGGCGCTGCGCGGAGCCGACGCCGCGTACAACGCGGAGGTCGCCCGGCGGCTGCTGGACGGCGAGACCGGGCCGGTGCGCGACGCCGTGCTGCTGAACTCGGCGGCCGCCCTGGTGGCCCTGTCGCCGGCCGACGCGCCCCTCGCGGACCAGCTCCGGGCCGGTATGGCGAAGGCGGCGGAGGCGATCGACTCCGGGGCCGCGAAGCGCACCCTCGACCGGTGGGTGGCGGCCAGCAACGCCTGA